gaccgaccgccgtgtcatcctcagccgataggcatcactggatgcgaatatggaggggcatgtggtcagcacactgctttcgtgccgttgtcagttttcgtggccagaGCCGCTATTTCTAATTCAGGTAGTTCTTCAGTTGACCTCAGaatggctgagtgcactccgcttgccaacagcgcacggTATAGCCAGACGGTTACCCATCCAAATACTAACAAagttcgacagcgcttaactacagtGATCTGACGAGAAGCGGTATTACcattgcgacaaggccgttggccacgATAAATACTCTTCTACTGTACCTACGACCCACATTGGTACAGTACGAAGAAAGACTCGATCCATTAAAACTGGAGTGACGAATAAGAAATGTTCACTATATACTGAACATTGACTTAATGCAGTGTTCGGGATGGATATGAGCTTTATAACCACGAACTATTCGTGTGTACGGTGTTGTTAGTTGCTAAACAGCTTAAAAAGTTTTGCGTCAACCTCATAATTTGTATAGCTTACTTTAAATTTATCAGGTCATTCTTTCTTATGAGGAGCAGTTTCGAGCGGTGGGATCGCCGTTTTGAAACAATCTAGAGAAAATTGTTTTATATCCGTAACTGGTCACAAAATGTAGGGAACCAACTCACGTGGTATTATTTGCTACGAATCCATATAGCCTCCACAGAAATGGTGATTTCACTCTCCTCAATATGTTTTATTCGCTTGAATTTTCATAATCGTTTTTGAAGATTCGAGGGACAATTCGTAGCAACATTTAATGGGGTTGTATTAACGCACATATAAAATAGGCAGTGTTTAGCGCTACCGACGTTAGTCCGATCCGCAACGAGAGAAGTAAGACGACGTTCTCGAATGTGGCACTCGAATGCGCCACCTCGGTTTTCGAggacggaaagtcattgagaatTATtggtttacaattaaattttcctcgagactGTTGAATCTCATCTCATTATCTGCGACAATGATGGAATCTGaagaaatgaagtaaaatttgTGCTATGGCCGGTACTTGAGCCCGGGTCTCCTTGCTTAGCACTATTCTTTCCTCGGACTGCTCACCACATAGCATTCCAAGGTTATTTTGCTGAATGTGACGACTTTGCTGTAGTTTCGCAATGCAAATTCGGATCATGTTGACTGAGCAACAAATTGTCGCGCGATGGTGACGAACTTCATATTTTTCAGGTACCTCATTTTTACACtattctttaaaaattttgctGTGTGCTGTTTTATCTTTCCTCTCTCTAAGACAACAAGTAGCGCTTTAACGCTGACATGGCTATAGACTGATAGAGCTTTGAAAATATGTAACTTGAGAATATGACTAAACAACGGAGCGTATGTTCCATAAATCAGTGAAATTTCTTTTGCTGACTTACAAGGGAAGGATAGACTTACAGGTTCACTGATCTTGTTCGTATTTAGTACGTTTGTACGTACACTAATATAACAATTAATGCTCATCTAGTATGAAGGCTCTTTGGCAAATTGAGGTTCGAAGTTTTACGAGTGTTGAATAGAGCGATAGCATCAGCTGTATAGTAACGGAGTCAGCGAAACCGGCTAAGGTGGTAGATTAGAAGCGGCCTGTACTTCAGAGTTTTGTCATTTTTTTCCCCCCAGTCATCCATCAACCACTTTTCTCTCTACGACGAAGCGTGTTTCTTCGAAAACGAACAATAATAGCAATAATCGTAGTGTTACATCCGTGGCGAGATGCAATCTAGGTTTAATAAGGAATTTTCATGAAATGAATTTATGGATACATTCATGCGTTTATCGCAAATGCAGCGTACGTTATTCAAAACGGATAAAAGTTTGGTTTGACTTCAATGCGATACAAGCATTAATGTGTCAATAAATAAGGTTTAGTTTCACCACGATTTCTTATACTGTACGTAGATTAAATCCCGCCATGGATGTAAccctattattattattcctttccGAAGAATAATGATTCGTTTTAGCGGCACAAATGTGTGGCGAAATAttagaaaagaatatttaatgctAGCCACATTCGCTGTCCGAGAGTTTGTTCTCGATGAATGTCGGCGTTCTGGCTGTTATAATCACAACGTAGCAGCGACGAGTTGCGCAGCAGAGAGAAAAGTTGGGGCCAACTGGCCAGCGACCTGTGAAAGCCGATGAACCACCTTGCGTAACACTTCTCTTGGCAGGTGAAGCAGACGCGGTTGGAATACAATTCGCTATGGCACACGCGGCCCATCCTCCATCTAGCTCGCTCACGGAAAGTGTGTACTCGGTCTTGACGGCAGCGTCGTGGCTTCAGGAGGAAGCTGTTAATGTTCTCAGGGCAAACATGAAATGGAATTGTAGTATTGAGTTTTTGCTGAACAATTTCTTCTTAAACCCCTTTCACACGAGCGACTTTGCTTAAGTCGACTACTCGTCGCGAGTGAGCCAATTTAAACGCCCCTATCGTTTTATTGCTGTGGTGAGACTCGTTTGTTACGAGTATGAGTGCAGTCTTGCTGAGGACTGTGGCACCTGAATGGTGAATGTGAGGTTATTCTCTTGCGAAAATGCTAAAACATTAACAACAATAAGGAATTAGTAATGGTGGTAGTTTACCAACTTCAAAAGCACAATTCATAATGGACGTCTTGGACTAATGTCGCATGGTAAATTCTCTGCTCTCCTAGGAACTGAAAGTGTAGGAAAAGAGTCACACAAACCTTTTGAAACATCAGTGCTTATATACTCTTGAAAATATAAGTTTATACACTTGAATACACTGTTGGGGAAAAAATTCGACACCCTCAAGGACAAGTTCATTTTACTGACAAGTGAGGTGATGGGTAGGAGTACATGATAACAAATTCAGGCGAAAGGAAACATACGTCACATTAAAGGGCgtccaaacagtcgcatcagtacACAGTGTCCTCTCACCTTGCagcaacgcaggcgtgtattcgCGCATGCATGGCATCCTGCAATAGGTTGGCTCAATCATCTTGGCATCTTCTGTTGCAACTCAGTCCTGGAGATAgagtaagttcccacttcatcatgCCCCATAGCTGTTCATTTGACGAGAAACATGCTGAACTTGTAAGTCAGGACAGAATGCCACTAAGAGCACCTTGGGTTGCACCAGCTATGTCTtgaagtgcattgtcctgctgaaaaggcACAtcgccttcctgtcgaagaaatggcagtagcgggGGGATAACTATTTGTACATCGTAGTgagcactggttactttaccctgcagaaacaccaaatgtgactgaGAGTTGtaactgatgccccccccccccacacacacacacacacacacacaccatgaagtGTGGCATGGGACCTGTGTGTGGTGAGTGAATCCATCCCAGAATAGGCAGCTCACTGGGCCATGTCTGTGCACATGTAGACAGAACATACTCTAATCACCGAAGACAACAGAGCACCATTCCCTGCTCCACTCAACTCTTTTACAACACCAGAGAAGCAATGTTTGTTGGTGTCATGGTGTCAGTGATACTCTGACCAGAGGCTCATGTGATATTAGTCCTGATGCAAGCAGACAGTTACCAATGGTCCCTGATGATACAGCAGATGCAACATATGCCCAGATTGCGACCGTGAATGATAGTTTACGTGATTTACAGATAAATGAGGTACACGGCATTACTGTCACTAGATTAATGGTGTAATTTGATACAATGTTCATTGGAAGTTTTTTTACTTCACTTTAGAAGACTTAAAAATAGTTAAtagtgtacagcaaccagccacaaattggttttaagttactttattcaaaaagtaccatcaccggtttcgaattttttacagtttgtcatcaaatggttttttcatgctttcatcaatacAGATTATACCTTAATTTCTTGTTGCGAGTTGCCTTTcagtaaaaaaatttgtttttttattataTAAATCAAAACATGTGGAGCACATTGCAAGTGGTTTACAATGCAGTGCAGTGTTTGTGACTGAAATTACAAACGTTCTTGAGAATATGTTTCATTGCAAGAAAAGTGCTAACACAAATGTGCCAGATGGATATTTCACATAAGTTGGTTCCAACACAAAACCATTTTGGTTACACGTTTTTAGTTGGTAAATTATTGTTTATCAAACTCACAGGAAACCAATGTGTAATCTgtattgatgaaagcatgaaaaaactGTCTGATCATGAACtgtaaaaaattcaaaactggTGACAATacttttttgaataaagtaacccaaaaccaatttgtggctggttgtcgTACAcaatcaacaatttattttatatcatgGCCACGGTCTCAAACCATGCTATATATGACAAAGTTGCCCAGACTTCAAATATTCTCAATAACCTAAGCAGAAGCTATTTTCAGACATATGTATAAAGTCTGGATTGTTCTTAAGTACCTGCAGGGTTTCAGAAGATGTGTGTGAAAATTAGAATATACATAGGAAATACACGTGTGTGCAATTCACTGAAGTCTCTGACACAAACTGCCTGGGAAGGCAGGACAGCAGCTCACTTTTGGAAATCTGTTTCTTTTCTACATGTTGTGACACATCTCCCCTCCATTGCAACTACACCACAGCAAGTATTATGAATCGAAACTTGGAAAAAATTCTGTGTCTGTGGGGATGAGTTGCATTTCCCTCTGTTATGTAGTTTTTGCACAGTCATTGTCTGATACCACAAAGATGCTTATGAATTACCTTCTACTGGACTTGCAAAATATTTGTCTTTAGTTTTTTTTGTGCATGATTTAAATGCGTAAGAGTTCTTACTGCAAACTGACACAGCTGAGTAGGAATATGTACTTCAGTTCTTATCATCACTTGAAAATGAATCAAATACATAAATCATTACTGCCTTCTCTTCTTCCTCATTGTTCTTATCTGTTTCATAGAGTTGGTACTATACTGCAATTTTTAATGTAAATCACATATTTTTACCGAAACAATGCAATGTACAAAAACTTTCTTTCAGAGTACTGCCTTGAgtatttttattttaaactatGTTACAGGACTTCATCTTGGAACACTATAGTGAAGATGGTTGTCAATATGAAGATGCCATTGCAGAATTTATGGACATTCGACAGGTGTGTATGACTTTCCGTTATTATATCTCTGATAAATTTACGTTTATgttataattttgaattttttctttttttaataaattttaagttGGGAATAAAACGACTGTTATTTTCCTGCAGGCAATGCGGACACCTCTCCGTGACAGCTCTGGTGTAGCTCTTTtattccagtattacaatcagcTGTACTTCGTGGAGAGGCGATTCTTCCCACCAGACAGAAGTCTGGGTATATACTTCGAATGGTATAGCTCCCCTTTTATATTGCAATGTAATATACTTATATTTAGAGAAGTAAGCcttattttacaaatttctgttACATTAACTACTAAAAATAATAAAAGGTGCAGCCATTGTAAGCAAGAATGTTAAATTATTGCCGTATAAACCACTAATGCCAATAGAGGTGGATAAAAAGTGCTATATATGAGGAGAGAAAAGGGTGGATGAATATCTATCTGacagcaatataaaataaacattaaatttGAGTCTTCAGAATCCAACATTTCTGTCATCATGCTAAACGGTGTAAGTATTAGACAGCCACAAAAACAAGAAATGGTATACAATTTTTCATTCAGGTAGTGTACTTCGTATTATTTGCAACACAGATTAGAAAATACACATAGCTacaatttatattttatgttgtcTTATATTTGTGGGGTTTACAGAATGAAATATCATATCCCAGTTCTTGTTTACGTGGCTACATATCATTGAATGCCTTTACTGCaaagtgagttgttacctttaacTCATTCCATTACTCATCTTCGATACAGTATTTTATTAATATTCCTAAGCTAGAATGGTGTCACTAAAAGCACTGATTGATGCAATAATtacttttgtccaatgaatagttgTTTGACTAGATTTTTTCCACATTATTATCTTTTTGAGAGCTACAGAAGACAGCCagtgttcagtttattctttgagTACTCTTCTCTGTTTTTAATGATGTAAACCACAGGAACATTTGCATTGGTTTACTTGCATGATAAGCACTGTAAACTGTTGCACATTTGGGAACTTCCATAGCCTCTTTTCAAAATTTTAGAGTAGAGTTTTATCCTTGTAAATACTCACAATTATAGTTTCTAGTCAGACATTGCTgtgtcatcaaagtgaacagtttcaAGGCTAATTATGTTACACCTCAACTGTTGAGGCAGCATTCACATTTGGCACTCCCCTTTGGAGAGCATGAATATTAACCTTCACTCATTGGTGATACAATTTTTCTGAAGCTtatgtttatatattttatattagaCAAGCAGTTGTGGATGTTTGTGGTTGATTGTGCAGTAAGTTAATTACATGAATTCTCTATATAAACACACATGTACTATAATTTAAATGTAACTTCTAATACATTCACTTCAGGTACGATTCCTTGACGGGAGTGCCTAGCTGCCAGAGGACGGTGGCATTCGAGAAGGCATGTGTACTGTTCAACATTGGGGCTATATATACACAGATAGGTGCCAAGCAGGACAGGCTCACATCCAAAGGCTTAGACAGCGCCGTTGACAGCTTTTTGAGGGCAGCTGGTACATTCCGCTACATCCATGAGAATTTTACTAATGCTCCCAGCATGGATTTGGGTCCTGAAATGCTTGATATGTTGGTACAACTCATGCTGGTAAGTTGATATGTGTACTGTATGAACACTACCTTAGTCTATTTTCGGTATATCTAAACTGAAGTATGAAGTTAAAAGAGGAAAACTGCTGACTGATTACCAACCAATAGTGACCGTAATATAATACGTAGGAATACAGTCAGGCAAATATGTTTAATCTTGAACTCCTAGAATTTACAGTATCTTTCCAAAGCTATAAGAAGATTCAATAGAAATTTTGTCATAGAAACAATTGCAAACAAGAACAAAaggaacaaaacagaacagaaattaTATAGCATATAGATCATATTTCATCAGTTGGGTGACAAATGACACAGGAACCAACAACCGTGAGAAATTGTACAAGAATTTTGAAGATTTCTTTAAACATTTGTCTACTTCTGTAGATGAATCGGAAATTTAGATGTTGAGGATGAAAATTCTGACATTTCAGAAGTATCGCAAAGTAAGTTTTCAAAGTTAAGGGTGGATGTTGGGAACTGTCAAGTGGAAGACACAGTTATGGGTGcagtgaaaatgaaatagagagggACAGGGCACATAGCCACTCAGTGACACTGGAAGATCTGCAAGGGCAACATAATTGCATGTTACTGATTGCTGTAATTTATGGAGAAGAGTAGAGGAAGACTTTATCGAGAAGTGGAAATGAAATAGCTGATGAGGAGACATAACATTTGTCTGATTTCCGAAtagtgatttgaaacttcctggcagatgaaaactgagtCCCAGTCTGGAATACGGTTTTAATATACCAGCAAGTTTCAAATCAATGCACATTCCAAAGTGAAAATTCCTCTTGTAAATGTATTTTGAAGTGTGCATGTAGAAATACAGAAACGTGTGAACAGCTTATTTTTGTATTGCCTATTTAGTACTAAAATTGCAAGACTTTACAGTGTGGAGCTTTAGTTTTTATGTAGAAAACTGATGTACCAAACAAAATCACGTAGTCTACTGAATATAATACAGTTCATTTTGCATTTAAGATAAGGAAATACCGTAATAGTACCTTATTTCTTTGCTGTTGTGCAATATGCAAGGAAAGTATTCTTGCTGCTAATGGATCAGTGTGCACTTTGTGAATGCATGTATAgtattgaaatattttgtaaaaataataaagtaatgtgatatatatttatataatgtAATTAATTTGCAGGCTCAGGCTCGTGAATGCTTATTTGAGAAGCTTGAGCTCCAGTCAAGAGATCGTAGAGATATAGATGTTTGCCTTGACCTCTCCCAAGAAGCAGCACAGGTAAGTTAAAACATGTTTCTAGGTAGGCTTTTATCTGTGACATGTTATCTTGTACAAAGTTATCACCAGGTGTGGATCCAAAGATAGTCATGACCCCCTTCAAAGAACAGTTTATATTTTTACATGTATAAATTTCCAACCTTTATAGTAAACTGACGAAGAACAACATGAAAACTAACAGTCTTCAAAATGCAAAGGAAATATACATTCTAATTATTTGCTTGGAATTAGTCCGTGTGGATGGGATTACAGCCTGACCAGTTACAGAAAACATTCCAGCCAGCTGAATGCGCCAGTTCAGACTAACAATATGTGTTGTCTATAACAAATGTAACAGGGTCTTCCTTCCAAGAAACTTGAATAAGCAAAATAGAAAAGCAGAGACATTGTACTAATGAAGAaaaaacatgacagaaatatggaGTTGATGCAAACAAGAAGCATTCCACCAGTTACCCTTGTTATATCATGTAATTTAGGACATTTTAAGAGATCTTAGTCAGTTGCAGTGACACAAATATTTCTCAGATTTTGAGATGAATAGTTTCCAAATGATATATTTCTCAGGAATGCAGTTTATTTCAAGTTATGTTATAGCAATTTACTAAGCACTGATATAAGCAAATTAGTAATTTGCTAgtattatattaatatattttgttgttattggtactGTTAAAGTCCTAGGCACTGGTAATACATTCAGATGGGAATAATGCTAAGTGGTATTAGGAGGTGTGGAGGTGGTGGCTGTCACCATTGACATGCATGATCTGCAGTGAAAGTAGCCTACGAAAGAAGAATAATCAAAAAACTGTGGagtaggccccccccccccccaccaaacagGCCAATAATAAAACTCATTTTGAAAATGACCTTAAATCAAACTGTGAGACATTCAAGAATTGAGCTCTGGATCTGCACCTGATTATCACATCTTTGTAAACATGATACAGTTGAAGTAATGTGTACCATGATTGTGCTCAGAGTTTAAttgtttataaatttttgtttttatattatttattgctAATAGTATTTCTTGATTCAGTTTCTGTTTGTATCAAATTTGCTGTACTACTTCCAACAACATACACAGCTTTTCAGTCAGATTCATTTCCTTATTGTACGTGGTCTACTATTAATACTAGATTTTTGTCATTTCAGGTGTCAGATGTCTATGGCAAAGTCCACTCACTGATATCGTGTCCACCTGTTAAGGACTATGTTCCGTACTCCTGGGTCTCGCTAATTCTTGTGAAAAGAGAACACTATTGTGCTCTatcacattttcatgcagcaaaaGGCGTCCTGAGCCAGAAACTTGACTCCATAGGTGCTCGCACACGCGAGACTCTCCAGTTTTTGCATGCAGAAGGTGACACGAGGACACAACTAGACATAAGACTTCCACAGGATGATGCAGAAAGAAAACTACTTGGTAAAGACTATTTTATAATCCAGCTATTGTTATTGTTTCGATAATATTTGGCAGAAATATTGGGTTCATCAAAGAGGATCACGTTTTGTATTTTATGAAACATAACTTTTATCctggtttttgttgtactgtttgGAATGTTTGGTTTTACCATTTGATAAACTAAATAGTGTTCTGAACTGTTTGTTGCTGACGTAGTTTTCGCCTTCAAATGATTATGTAAAAATCAGCAGAGAAATGGCTGACCAATATTCACCTGCAGGAGGTGAAATACCTAGTTCTGAAGCTAGGATAACTGTTTTTTACCTTAAGCATTTCTGCAGCAAAATTAGGTATTTCACACCCTGAAAGCAATTGGTAGGTAGCCATTCAGGCTCTCTGTTTCTTTAACATTCCTCTCAGTTAAACTTTCCAAATGATATAGTCTTAACAAAATTACATCTTCCATTAAAGCTTTTCAACTTGCCAGTGGTCATGTGATTTAACACTTTTTATTTCATCATAGTTGAACAGTTGCATGATTTTGGTAAGTTTTGAAGTAAATTAAATTTGACACTCAGAAATACTGCAGAAACACCTTCAGTATTGAGTTACACAGTGCTGCTTCTATTTGCCACTATTACCTATGCTTTGCCCCTTTTGCAGAAATGGAGCTTAGAATAATGAGATAAGCAAGTTACATATACATGCATATTCTGCAGATAACTTTGAAGTGTATGGCAGAAGGTAGTTTCCATTGTACCACTTGTGTGGGCtgctttctgttccattcatgtatgggttGTAAAGGAATGATTACTTAAATGCCTCTTTGTGTGTCGTACTTAGTCTAATTTTTCTTCCTGTTAAGGAATATAAGTTATTGATTTTTCTCATGTTTGAAGCTAGATAATATTATCATAAAATTTGCAaacagtttcaacatttttatAAGCTGAAAACTGGACAACCCACTGATATTTTTACAGGTCGAGCTCATTTGCGTGAGGCATTACTTCTTCACGAGGAGAGTCAAAGGTTGTTCCGTATGTGCCGAGAGCTACGTGGGAAGGCAGCCCTTTCAGTTGTTCTAAAAATAAGTCACCAGAATGCACTTGAAGCGTACACTACTGCTGAAGAAGAAGATGATTTCCGGGAGCTTCTAGAACCACCTCACATTCTGCGTAAGTTATTGACTTTATGTTAGTGTTTTTCTGTGCACAGAGTAATTGTAATTATTATGTCTTGACCAAACAAAATTTTGGTGATGGGGAAATTAACTTTGTTGTAACACTACTTTCTGGTTCTAGCATCTACAAAGTTTCAACTATCCTTGACACCTCCAGACTTCTCGCAACACCGAGTGGAAGACCTGTTCCGTGGTTTGGGTCCTGTTGCCATTTTCTCTGCCAAACATCACTGGACAGCACCACGTTCTGTTCAGTTGCAGAGGCTTGGTGGTGAAGGTTTTGGCTTCAGTGTCAGAGGTGATGGACCAGTCATAATAGCTGGTGTTGACCAAGGCAGTCTAGCTGATGTAAGTGATTGTCATTAAATCTTCAAACTTATATTGCTATGCCTAATCTATGCCTAATGTTCATTCCATACTGTTACAAAAGAATGAGATGGTTCCAGTTTCTCCAGTTTGTAGAAATTAAAGTATATTTCAGTAGTTTTAAGGATTGTTAATAAGAAACATGCAGAACAACATATTGTCAGTTCACTTTTGATGAAGACCTCAGTTTGCGTAAAACAGCATTGTCACGGCTATTATAAATGCTATGTTACATTACGTATTTCTTGATGGTGAAATTAATTATGAGGTAGTCCATTGTAGGCAGTAATTATAACTCCTCTTTGGAAAGGCAAGACAACTATCACTACTTTTGTAGATAGTTGATGTGAAGCACAAAGCAGTCACTTAGTGACTGCACTGAGGAAGGCAGAGTTTCCCTCATAccgttttttaaattttcagtcgTCTTCTTGCAGTTTCTGTGTGCGAGGCAAAACTTACTTCCTCCAAGCCCTGAGTCAGAATCTGTAAGCACTCAAGATAATGTGAGATCACAGCACTGACTTTTTAATGTAGCAGTAATTAAAAATGGAACCACAAATGTGCAGTGGACAAAATAGTAGTATGTAGTCTGATGCATGTAGAAAGAAGAATCCTACTGTGGTGAAAAGTCGTGTGACTGGACATTACTGCACATCTTTCCTGATCATGAAATGCACAAGAGGATGAATGTAAATAGTTACAAACCAATGTCCCTGATGTCCATCGGTTGAAGGATCTACAAGTTTATTCTAAGCTCGAACACTGTTGTTTTTAGAGTAACAGAAGCGTCTCTcaaagaatcagcatgggttcaatAAAAATCTTTGTGTGAAACACAACTCACTTTTTTCAAATGCAGTATCTTGGAAATACTGATGGAGGTGTATATGTAGAGTCAGTTTTCCACATTAGCATTTGAAGAAGAGTTAATGTCCAATAGAAGTAGAATGAAAATGTTCAAAAGAAACAAAAGTAACACCAGGAATAACATGCCAAGACTGACATTGTTCTCAATATACGTAAAGTATTTATCTGATTAGATTGGTGGTGGTATCAGACTATTCACTGATCatatgctgttgtctacaggaatgaTTACTGCTGGGTGATGATGATGAATTGCAGTGTCTTGAAAATGAAGGGAAAGAAATGAATAGTATGAAACAACAAGATTAGTGGTAAACGTTCAGCACCCCTCCAATCAGTTAAATATCAGGGATAACACTATGAAGCAACATAAAGTGAGATAGTCATGTGACACCTGCAGTAGAGAAGGGAAATGGAAGACATACTTGTTGTCCGTGTTCTGGGAATAtgcagtgcatctgtaaaggaaacctgCATGCAGGATACTAGAATGACCAGTTCTTCTGTACTGCCCTGGGTCTGGGAGTCCTTATCAACTTGACCTGACAGCAGATACTGAATAAATTCAGAGATATACTGCTAGGATCATACCAGGTTAGCACAGCCCCTAGGGATCTGTAATAGAGATATACAGggaatttaaaaggaaattattagaagaaaggTAACACTCCTCTCCAAAAATCCTGCTGGGTAAATTTAGGGAACTAGAATGCCAAGTAGTGCAGGAAAAATTCTGCTGCCTCCATCATGTACCTTCCATAGGGAC
This genomic interval from Schistocerca serialis cubense isolate TAMUIC-IGC-003099 chromosome 8, iqSchSeri2.2, whole genome shotgun sequence contains the following:
- the LOC126416184 gene encoding rhophilin-2 isoform X2, encoding MAQAAVLRAQNRASHKGSDPRVATCRGKLQSKRSKLNQEINKELRLRAGAENLFKATTNRKLRETVALELSFVNSNLQLLKEQLAELNSSVEIYQNDSLEPVMPMIPLGLKETKEIDFRDPFKDFILEHYSEDGCQYEDAIAEFMDIRQAMRTPLRDSSGVALLFQYYNQLYFVERRFFPPDRSLGIYFEWYDSLTGVPSCQRTVAFEKACVLFNIGAIYTQIGAKQDRLTSKGLDSAVDSFLRAAGTFRYIHENFTNAPSMDLGPEMLDMLVQLMLAQARECLFEKLELQSRDRRDIDVCLDLSQEAAQVSDVYGKVHSLISCPPVKDYVPYSWVSLILVKREHYCALSHFHAAKGVLSQKLDSIGARTRETLQFLHAEGDTRTQLDIRLPQDDAERKLLGRAHLREALLLHEESQRLFRMCRELRGKAALSVVLKISHQNALEAYTTAEEEDDFRELLEPPHILPSTKFQLSLTPPDFSQHRVEDLFRGLGPVAIFSAKHHWTAPRSVQLQRLGGEGFGFSVRGDGPVIIAGVDQGSLADFGGMKEGDFIVAIADQDVKWSPHEEVVKLIKQAGDTLSLKLVTPMDRNYLKQPKGGPKGSVSNSSSSSGVSSGQPSPAGTVAGHSHKKLTWNPFKRASGHRDSKEQGYEANVILR
- the LOC126416184 gene encoding rhophilin-2 isoform X1, with the protein product MLKWVQQRSNHPAALPAGADARKRTGGSDPRVATCRGKLQSKRSKLNQEINKELRLRAGAENLFKATTNRKLRETVALELSFVNSNLQLLKEQLAELNSSVEIYQNDSLEPVMPMIPLGLKETKEIDFRDPFKDFILEHYSEDGCQYEDAIAEFMDIRQAMRTPLRDSSGVALLFQYYNQLYFVERRFFPPDRSLGIYFEWYDSLTGVPSCQRTVAFEKACVLFNIGAIYTQIGAKQDRLTSKGLDSAVDSFLRAAGTFRYIHENFTNAPSMDLGPEMLDMLVQLMLAQARECLFEKLELQSRDRRDIDVCLDLSQEAAQVSDVYGKVHSLISCPPVKDYVPYSWVSLILVKREHYCALSHFHAAKGVLSQKLDSIGARTRETLQFLHAEGDTRTQLDIRLPQDDAERKLLGRAHLREALLLHEESQRLFRMCRELRGKAALSVVLKISHQNALEAYTTAEEEDDFRELLEPPHILPSTKFQLSLTPPDFSQHRVEDLFRGLGPVAIFSAKHHWTAPRSVQLQRLGGEGFGFSVRGDGPVIIAGVDQGSLADFGGMKEGDFIVAIADQDVKWSPHEEVVKLIKQAGDTLSLKLVTPMDRNYLKQPKGGPKGSVSNSSSSSGVSSGQPSPAGTVAGHSHKKLTWNPFKRASGHRDSKEQGYEANVILR